One window from the genome of Bradyrhizobium xenonodulans encodes:
- a CDS encoding carbohydrate ABC transporter permease: MKLLDRLFKDAPLATRNEITPKLGFVLTVLLAIVWLIPFLWMGVATLRPASDGINLMAELMPSLKPTLDNVRDAWEIGDFPRYTLNTMIICTGILLVQFVTITLAGFAFARLDFAGKTLIFYLFLMQLMLVPVLLIVPNLSLVAQLGLYDTLTGVMMPFFASAFGTFLMRQAFEAIPTELEDAALIDGASLLQRIRHIYVPLSMPSFSAFAIISVTSHWNDFLWPLMVINSPDKRPLTVGLSVFTATAEGTQAWGTIAAGTLMVIAPLLITFLIFQKRFISSFVTSGIK; this comes from the coding sequence ATGAAGCTGCTTGACCGCCTGTTCAAGGACGCCCCGCTCGCCACGCGAAATGAGATCACCCCCAAGCTCGGCTTTGTGCTGACCGTGCTGCTCGCAATCGTCTGGCTGATCCCGTTCCTGTGGATGGGTGTGGCGACGCTGCGCCCGGCCTCCGATGGCATCAATCTCATGGCCGAGCTGATGCCAAGCCTGAAGCCGACGCTCGACAATGTCAGGGACGCCTGGGAGATCGGCGATTTCCCCCGCTATACCCTCAACACCATGATCATCTGCACCGGCATCCTGCTGGTGCAGTTCGTCACGATCACGCTGGCGGGCTTTGCCTTTGCGCGGCTCGACTTCGCCGGCAAGACGCTGATCTTCTACCTGTTCCTGATGCAGCTGATGCTGGTGCCGGTGCTGCTGATCGTGCCGAATTTGAGCCTTGTCGCGCAGCTCGGCCTCTATGACACACTCACCGGCGTGATGATGCCGTTCTTTGCCTCCGCCTTCGGCACCTTCCTGATGCGGCAGGCCTTCGAGGCTATTCCGACCGAGCTGGAAGATGCCGCCCTGATCGACGGCGCCAGCCTGCTCCAGCGCATCCGTCACATCTACGTGCCGCTGTCGATGCCGAGCTTCTCGGCGTTCGCCATCATCTCCGTGACCAGCCATTGGAACGACTTCCTGTGGCCGCTGATGGTGATCAATTCGCCGGACAAGCGGCCGCTCACGGTCGGGCTGTCGGTGTTCACCGCGACGGCCGAAGGCACGCAGGCCTGGGGCACCATCGCCGCCGGCACGCTGATGGTGATCGCGCCGCTGCTCATCACCTTCCTGATCTTCCAGAAACGCTTCATCAGTTCTTTCGTCACCTCAGGCATCAAATAG
- a CDS encoding carbohydrate ABC transporter permease gives MSLAEPAALPVAASAAPRLRLLKRFLGRFKASLPAYLLLLPSLVFLALFTYGAMGRVFVDALYQRATPKAPIRFVGLDNISAVLADPAFTGAVINNLIYAVGTAIPSIGLALLFALALARTHAVNSVLRAALFLPVLIPMVAASALFLFIFLPNVGLLDYYIGRLLPVLPNWLGDPDIALSAIMVITIWKNAGYYMLFFLAGLQAVPEDVMEAAHLDGAGPFMRFRHIILPELKPTFLFVIVIATLNAVTQVDHVFVMTKGGPSNSTNLVLFYIYQQAVEHYDIGKASAATLLTLAALMGLTALSFRTMANREGGP, from the coding sequence ATGAGCCTCGCTGAACCCGCGGCTCTCCCGGTCGCGGCATCAGCGGCGCCGCGCCTTCGTCTCCTGAAGCGTTTCCTGGGCCGCTTCAAAGCCTCGCTGCCGGCCTATCTGCTGCTACTGCCCTCGCTGGTCTTCCTCGCGCTGTTCACCTACGGCGCGATGGGCCGCGTGTTCGTCGATGCGCTCTATCAGCGCGCCACGCCGAAGGCGCCGATCCGCTTCGTCGGCCTCGACAATATCAGTGCGGTGCTGGCCGACCCCGCCTTCACCGGCGCCGTTATCAACAACCTCATCTACGCCGTCGGCACCGCGATCCCCAGCATCGGCCTCGCGCTGCTGTTCGCGCTGGCGCTGGCGCGGACTCATGCGGTGAACAGCGTACTACGCGCCGCGCTCTTCCTGCCGGTGCTGATCCCGATGGTGGCGGCGTCAGCGCTGTTCCTGTTCATCTTCCTGCCGAATGTCGGTCTGCTCGACTATTACATCGGCCGGCTGCTGCCGGTGCTGCCGAACTGGCTCGGCGATCCCGACATCGCGCTGTCCGCGATCATGGTGATCACGATCTGGAAGAACGCCGGCTATTACATGCTGTTCTTCCTCGCCGGCCTCCAGGCCGTGCCCGAGGATGTGATGGAGGCGGCCCATCTCGACGGCGCCGGGCCGTTCATGCGGTTTCGTCACATCATCCTGCCGGAGCTCAAGCCCACCTTCCTGTTCGTCATCGTGATCGCAACGCTCAATGCGGTCACGCAGGTCGACCACGTCTTTGTCATGACCAAGGGCGGGCCGTCCAATTCGACCAACCTCGTGCTGTTCTACATCTACCAGCAGGCGGTCGAGCATTACGACATCGGCAAGGCCTCGGCGGCGACGCTGCTGACGCTCGCCGCTTTGATGGGCCTCACCGCGCTCTCCTTCCGCACCATGGCGAACCGCGAGGGCGGACCATGA
- a CDS encoding phosphodiesterase, with the protein MPFKFIHLTDTHLANPGLKLYGLDPRARLDAAIADINTHQSDAAFAVVTGDLTHWGEPESYANFADAMSALKIPYIAMVGNHDKRVACLDSLKAAPRDPNGFVQGTRTTEHGLFVFLDTLDETSHAGEMCAKRFDWLAKTLAAAPADMPFVVFMHHPPFPVGVHAMDEIALAQSAEFAEVIAPYRSRIRHLFFGHVHRPIFGSYGKIPFSTLRGTNHQVWFELNPAVTDHLASHEPPAYGVVLIDDQNLVVHSHDFLDESLRFPFDPPAGMDGRDYALKFAAR; encoded by the coding sequence CGCCCGGCTGGACGCGGCGATTGCCGACATCAACACGCACCAGTCCGATGCCGCCTTCGCCGTTGTGACCGGCGATCTCACCCATTGGGGCGAGCCGGAATCCTACGCCAATTTCGCCGACGCAATGTCCGCGCTGAAGATTCCCTACATCGCCATGGTCGGCAATCACGACAAGCGCGTCGCCTGCCTCGATAGCCTGAAGGCCGCGCCGCGCGATCCAAACGGCTTCGTGCAGGGCACGCGCACCACCGAGCACGGCCTGTTCGTCTTCCTCGATACTCTGGACGAGACCAGCCACGCCGGCGAGATGTGCGCAAAACGCTTCGACTGGCTGGCGAAGACGCTCGCGGCCGCGCCCGCTGACATGCCGTTCGTCGTGTTCATGCATCATCCGCCCTTCCCGGTCGGCGTCCACGCGATGGACGAAATCGCGCTGGCGCAGAGTGCCGAATTCGCCGAAGTGATTGCGCCTTACCGGTCGCGCATCCGCCACCTGTTCTTCGGCCATGTGCACCGCCCGATCTTCGGCAGCTACGGCAAGATCCCGTTCTCGACGCTGCGCGGCACCAATCACCAGGTCTGGTTCGAGCTCAACCCAGCCGTCACCGACCATCTGGCGAGCCACGAGCCGCCGGCCTACGGCGTGGTGCTGATCGACGATCAGAACCTGGTCGTGCACAGCCACGACTTCCTCGACGAAAGTCTGCGCTTCCCGTTCGACCCGCCCGCGGGAATGGACGGCCGCGACTATGCGCTCAAGTTCGCGGCGCGGTGA